Proteins co-encoded in one Dasypus novemcinctus isolate mDasNov1 chromosome 18, mDasNov1.1.hap2, whole genome shotgun sequence genomic window:
- the LOC139436877 gene encoding zinc finger protein 226-like, with protein sequence MTTFKEAVTFKDVAVAFTEEELGLLDSAQRKLYRDVMVENFRNVLSVGHQPLKQDILHIEREEKLWMMKAATQTGRNSGEKNRMELETVQDRGLHEELSYSQIWQQIASDLTRYEDSMINNSQLHKQGHCSCEVKAGLSIQISEDENYILHHKEDSPNDSENPKSPTSRAQDSWMKTYMTESQTHQSRYQQISMTSKLCQCKQGVVDSLTWISHHHYDHRVHRSKKSSSHNKHGKDSMKISTFHQHSMIQTGQKSYQCNECKKSFSDFSSFDLHQRLHSGEKSHTCSKCGKSFCHSSALCIHQRIHLGEKCSKCDECDKEFSQSSHLQTHQKVHNGEKPYKCDKCGKAFSRKSALNVHCKVHTGEKPYNCVECGRAFSQASHLQDHQRVHTGEKPFKCDACGKSFSRNSHLQSHQRVHTGEKPYKCEECGKGFICSSNLYIHQRVHTGEKPYKCEECGKGFSRPSSLQAHQGVHTGEKSYICNVCGKGFTLSSNLQAHQRVHTGEKPYKCEKCGKSFRRNSHYQVHLVVHTGAKPYKCEVCGKGFSQSSYLQIHQKAHNVEKPFKCEECGQGFNQNSRLQIHQLIHTGEKPYKCEECGKGFSRRADLKIHCRIHTGEKPYNCEECGKVFRQASNLLAHQRVHSGEKPFKCEECGKSFGRSSHLQAHQRVHTGEKPYKCEECGKGFKWSLNLDMHQRVHTGEKPYKCGECGKCFSQASSLQLHQSIHTGEKPYKCDMCGKVFSRSSQLHSHQRVHTGEKPYKCEICGKNFSWRSNLTIHHRIHTGDKSYKSDRSGKDIRESTQGKSDIK encoded by the exons atgaCGACATTCAAG GAAGCGGTAACATTCAAGGATGTGGCTGTGGCCTTCACTGAGGAGGAGCTGGGGCTGCTGGACTCTGCCCAGAGGAAGCTGTACCGAGATGTGATGGTGGAGAACTTCAGGAACGTGCTCTCAGTGG GACATCAACCTTTGAAACAAGATATATTGcatatagaaagagaagagaagcttTGGATGATGAAGGCAGCAACTCAAACAGGGAGAAATTCAG GAGAGAAGAATCGAATGGAACTGGAAACTGTTCAAGATAGAGGATTGCATGAAGAACTTTCTTACTCGCAAATATGGCAACAAATTGCAAGTGACTTAACCAGATATGAAGACTCCATGATAAATAATTCTCAGCTCCACAAACAAGGTCATTGCTCCTGTGAGGTTAAGGCAGGACTCTCTATTCAAATTTCTGAAGATGAGAACTATATACTACATCATAAAGAGGATAGTCCCAATGATTCTGAAAATCCAAAGTCCCCGACTTCGAGAGCTCAGGATTCTTGGATGAAAACTTACATGACTGAGTCACAGACTCATCAGAGCAGATATCAACAAATTTCCATGACAAGTAAACTGTGTCAGTGTAAACAGGGTGTTGTTGACAGCCTCACTTGGATTTCACATCACCACTATGATCATAGAGTACACAGAAGTAAAAAATCTTCTAGCCACAATAAACATGGAAAGGACAGCATGAAGATTTCAACATTTCATCAGCATAGTATGATTCAGACAGGACAGAAATCTTACCAGTGTAATGAGTGTAAAAAAAGTTTCAGTGATTTCTCCAGCTTTGATCTTCATCAGCGATTACATTCAGGAGAGAAGTCTCATACATGTAGCAAGTGTGGAAAAAGCTTCTGTCATAGCTCAGCTCTTTGTATTCATCAGAGAATTCACCTGGGAGAGAAATGCTCTAAGTGTGATGAGTGTGATAAGGAGTTCAGTCAGAGCTCACATCTGCAAACTCATCAAAAAGTCCACAATGGGGAGAAACCATACAAATGTGataaatgtgggaaagccttcagtcgtaaatcagcacttaatgttcaTTGTAAGGtccacacaggagagaaaccttatAATTGTGTGGAGTGTGGAAGGGCTTTCAGTCAGGCTTCTCATCTTCAGGACCATCAGAGGGTACACACTGGGGAAAAACCATTCAAGTGTGATGCATGTGGTAAGAGCTTCAGTCGGAATTCACACCTTCAATCCCATCAGAGAGTCCATACTGGGGAAAAACCATACAAATGTGAGGAGTGTGGAAAGGGCTTCATTTGTAGTTCAAATCTTTACATTCATCAGAGAGTCCACACAGGTGAAAAACCCTATAAATGTGAGGAATGTGGTAAAGGTTTCAGTCGACCTTCAAGTCTTCAGGCCCATCAGGGAGTCCATACTGGAGAGAAATCATACATATGTAATGTATGTGGTAAAGGCTTTACTCTGAGTTCAAATCTTCAAGCGCATCAGAGAgtccacactggagaaaaaccataCAAGTGTGAGAAATGTGGGAAGAGCTTCAGGAGAAATTCTCATTATCAAGTTCACCTGGTAGTCCACACAGGAGCAAAACCATACAAATGTGAGGTGTGTGGGAAGGGTTTTAGTCAAAGTTCATATCTTCAGATCCATCAGAAGGCCCACAATGTAGAGAAACCTTTTAAGTGTGAGGAGTGTGGACAAGGATTCAATCAGAATTCTCGACTTCAAATTCACCAGCTGATCCATACTGGTGAGAAACCATACAAATGTGAAGAGTGTGGAAAGGGCTTTAGTCGTAGAGCAGATCTCAAAATTCATTGTAGAAtccacacaggagagaaaccctataatTGTGAGGAATGTGGGAAGGTCTTCAGGCAGGCCTCGAATCTTTTGGCCCATCAGAGAGTCCACAGTGGAGAAAAACCTTTCAAATGTGAAGAGTGTGGAAAGAGTTTTGGTCGTAGTTCTCACCTTCAGGCCCATCAAAGAGTACACACTGGAGAAAAGCCATACAAATGTGAAGAGTGTGGAAAGGGCTTCAAGTGGAGCTTGAATCTTGACATGCATCAGAGAGTCCATACAGGAGAAAAGCCATACAAGTGTGGGGAGTGTGGCAAGTGCTTCAGTCAGGCCTCAAGTCTTCAACTACATCAGAGTATCCACACTGGGGAAAAACCATACAAATGTGATATGTGTGGCAAAGTCTTTAGTCGGTCTTCACAATTGCACTCTCATCAGAGAGTTCACACAGGAGAAAAACCTTATAAATGTGAGATATGTGGTAAGAACTTCAGTTGGAGATCAAATCTTACAATTCATCACAGAATCCACACTGGTGATAAGTCCTATAAAAGTGATAGGAGTGGTAAGGACATCAGAGAGTCCACACAGGGAAAAAGtgatataaaatga